A genomic segment from Sparus aurata chromosome 20, fSpaAur1.1, whole genome shotgun sequence encodes:
- the zdhhc4 gene encoding palmitoyltransferase ZDHHC4 encodes MDFLTLFAIYVVVVLTCIVLVCKYSGQQQTPFSIVFNCVAKVVSPLTPKWLQKLSQRSLHRLFHQRNNMFIYLHVLLEAAVYAEFTYEVFGFCREMDTTVTSLSVPYVLLAVKTFFFYLCIKRDPGTVTKKKVGGQLHIYPYDRRLFHPGVSCPTCQLVKPARSKHCRVCNRCVQRFDHHCVWVNNCIGAQNTRYFLLYLFSVCAMAGDIAVLTGDMLLHAVLRSGLLSASYIDDQGQQQPAGPLFVVQHLFLTFPRIIFMLGFLVFVFFLLAGYALFHSYLALVNQTSNEWYKSRGYVCQHCHPTATADQLCNPSPDHSKRYYYSRGLLRNLGEIFFPLQPVRKKDN; translated from the exons ATGGATTTCCTCACCCTGTTCGCCATCTACGTCGTGGTGGTGCTGACATGTATAGTCCTCGTCTGCAAGTACTCAGGCCAGCAGCAAACTCCATTTAGTATCGTCTTCAACTGTGTAGCAAAG GTAGTTTCACCTTTAACACCAAAATGGCTCCAGAAGTTGTCACAGAGGAGCTTGCACAGGCTGTTCCATCAAAG GAACAACATGTTCATCTATCTGCACGTCCTGCTGGAGGCCGCAGTGTATGCAGAGTTCACCTACGAGGTGTTTGGCTTCTGCAGGGAGATGGACACCACCGTGACCAGCCTGTCGGTGCCTTACGTCCTGCTGGCCGTCAagaccttcttcttctacctTTGCATCAAGAGAGATCCAG GCACAGTGACAAAGAAGAAAGTCGGCGGCCAGCTGCACATCTATCCGTATGACAGGAGGCTGTTCCACCCGGGAGTCTCCTGTCCGACCTGCCAGCTCGTCAAACCGGCTCGCTCCAAACACTGCA ggGTCTGCAACAGGTGCGTCCAACGTTTCGACCACCACTGCGTCTGGGTGAACAACTGCATCGGTGCTCAGAACACACGCTACTTCCTGCTTTACCTCTTCAGCGTGTGCGCCATGGCAGGCGACATCGCTGTGCTAACAGGAGACATGCTGCTTCATGCTGTGCTGAGGTCAGGGCTTCTGTCGGCCAGTTATATAGATGATCAGGGCCAGCAGCAGCCGGCGGGGCCTCTGTTTGTTGTACAG CATCTGTTCCTGACCTTCCCCCGGATCATCTTCATGTTGGGATTTCTGgtcttcgtcttcttcctcctggcGGGTTACGCCCTGTTCCATTCCTACCTGGCTCTCGTCAACCAGACCTCCAATGAGTGGTACAAAAGTCGAGGCTACGTCTGTCAGCACTGCCACCCAACTGCAACAGCAGACCAACTCTGTAACCCGTCGCCAGACCACTCTAAAAGATACTACTACAGCAGAGGGCTGCTCCGAAACCTGGGAGAGATTTTCTTCCCTCTGCAACCTGTTCGAAAAAAAGACAACTGA
- the pgp gene encoding glycerol-3-phosphate phosphatase, which translates to MSGSKCARLTGALVKQLLDSVDCVLFDCDGVIWRGDQAVPGAAEVINLLKEKGKKVFFVTNNSTKTRKMYADKMTTLGFNAKEEEVFGTAYCSAMYLKTVCKLQGKVYLIGSDAMRRELEAVGIQQTGVGPDLITGKQLDWANVDLDPEVKAVLVGFDEHFSYMKLNRALQYLSQQGCLFVGTNRDTRLPLEGGKAVPGTGCLLQAVETAAQRQAQTVGKPNHYMFDCVASQFGVERERCLMVGDRLDTDIMLGSNCGLKTLLTLTGVSTVADAEAHQKSGCAERQGMVPDYYVESIADLLPALQG; encoded by the exons ATGTCTGGGTCCAAATGTGCTCGGCTGACCGGAGCCCTGGTGAAACAACTGCTGGACTCGGTGGACTGCGTCCTGTTCGACTGCGACGGGGTCATCTGGCGGGGGGACCAGGCCGTCCCCGGCGCCGCGGAGGTCATTAACCTGCTGAAGGAGAAGGGGAAGAAGGTCTTCTTCGTCACCAACAACAGCACCAAGACGAGGAAGATGTACGCCGACAAGATGACCACCCTCGGGTTCAACgcgaaggaggaggaggtgttcgGGACCGCGTACTGCTCCGCCATGTACCTGAAGACGGTGTGCAAGCTGCAGGGCAAAGTGTACCTGATAGGGAGCGACGCGATGAGGCGAGAGCTGGAGGCGGTGGGGATCCAGCAGACCGGGGTGGGACCCGACCTCATCACCGGGAAGCAGCTCGACTGGGCCAACGTGGACCTGGACCCCGAGGTGAAGGCGGTGCTGGTCGGCTTCGACGAACACTTCAGCTACATGAAGCTGAACAGAGCCCTGCAGTACCTGAGCCAGCAGGGCTGCCTGTTCGTGGGAACCAACAGGGACACCAGGCTGCCCCTGGAGGGAGGCAAGGCTGTGCCAG GTACAGGCTGCCTGCTGCAGGCCGTCGAGACGGCGGCCCAGCGCCAGGCCCAGACGGTGGGCAAACCCAACCACTACATGTTCGACTGCGTGGCCTCCCAGTTTGGCGTGGAGCGCGAGCGCTGCCTGATGGTGGGCGACCGCCTCGACACGGACATCATGCTGGGCTCCAACTGCGGCCTCAAGACCCTGCTCACGCTTACAGGGGTCAGCACTGTGGCGGACGCCGAGGCCCACCAGAAGAGCGGCTGCGCGGAGAGGCAGGGGATGGTGCCAGATTATTACGTGGAGAGCATCGCTGACCTCCTTCCTGCTCTGCAGGGATGA
- the bricd5 gene encoding BRICHOS domain-containing protein 5 isoform X2 has product MVRCWRHSDNRLEEDQCTDGDSAASSQFRFPHKAFWVILSASLLLVIVALGLTGHLGLSRPHSQPSQIVRITVPDQTGVLINQSAVVDQQNDLVTFCVTSPANQTSTVLFDIKHGLICYKPVDQQSCFLRKMERSDYDNVHSLLHESARKNHFQLSGNETQRQTEFLGVLAASQVDVSTLEEPLQALCQDRSIHWTKRADGPGKQRLVYFCIDICFPSNICVSVCFYYLPE; this is encoded by the exons ATGGTGAGGTGTTGGAGACATTCAGACAACCGCTTGGAGGAAGATCAGTGCACG GATGGGGACTCTGCCGCGTCCTCCCAGTTCCGCTTCCCACACAAAGCATTCTGGGTCATCCTCTCGGCCTCTCTGCTCCTGGTCATCGTCGCCCTCGGCTTGACGGGGCACCTGGGGCTGTCGCGACCTCACTCTCAG CCTTCGCAGATTGTCCGGATCACGGTTCCAGATCAGACTGGAGTTCTCATCAACCAGTCGGCCGTCGTGGACCAGCAGAATGACCTGGTGACCTTTTGCGTGACCTCGCCAGCGAATCAGACGTCCACCGTGCTCTTCGACATCAAGCAC GGTTTGATCTGTTACAAACCTGTGGACCAGCAGAGCTGCTTCCTGCGAAAGATGGAGAGGTCCGACTACGACAACGTGCACTCCCTCCTCCACGAGTCGGCACGCAAG AATCATTTCCAGCTGTCTGGGAACGAGACGCAGAGGCAGACGGAGTTCCTGGGAGTGCTGGCGGCCAGTCAGGTGGACGTGTCCACGCTGGAGGAGCCTCTGCAGGCTCTCTGTCAGGACAGGTCCATCCACTGGACCAAGAGGGCCGATG gcCCGGGCAAACAGAGGCTGGTCTACTTCTGCATCGACATCTGCTTCCCCAGCAACATCTGCGTGTCCGTCTGCTTCTACTACCTACCGGAGTGA
- the bricd5 gene encoding BRICHOS domain-containing protein 5 isoform X1, whose translation MTSTVLKACHWSLCVETSPQDGDSAASSQFRFPHKAFWVILSASLLLVIVALGLTGHLGLSRPHSQPSQIVRITVPDQTGVLINQSAVVDQQNDLVTFCVTSPANQTSTVLFDIKHGLICYKPVDQQSCFLRKMERSDYDNVHSLLHESARKNHFQLSGNETQRQTEFLGVLAASQVDVSTLEEPLQALCQDRSIHWTKRADGPGKQRLVYFCIDICFPSNICVSVCFYYLPE comes from the exons ATGACGAGCACTGTTCTAAAAGCTTGTCACTGGTCCTTGTGTGTGGAAACATCTCCTCAGGATGGGGACTCTGCCGCGTCCTCCCAGTTCCGCTTCCCACACAAAGCATTCTGGGTCATCCTCTCGGCCTCTCTGCTCCTGGTCATCGTCGCCCTCGGCTTGACGGGGCACCTGGGGCTGTCGCGACCTCACTCTCAG CCTTCGCAGATTGTCCGGATCACGGTTCCAGATCAGACTGGAGTTCTCATCAACCAGTCGGCCGTCGTGGACCAGCAGAATGACCTGGTGACCTTTTGCGTGACCTCGCCAGCGAATCAGACGTCCACCGTGCTCTTCGACATCAAGCAC GGTTTGATCTGTTACAAACCTGTGGACCAGCAGAGCTGCTTCCTGCGAAAGATGGAGAGGTCCGACTACGACAACGTGCACTCCCTCCTCCACGAGTCGGCACGCAAG AATCATTTCCAGCTGTCTGGGAACGAGACGCAGAGGCAGACGGAGTTCCTGGGAGTGCTGGCGGCCAGTCAGGTGGACGTGTCCACGCTGGAGGAGCCTCTGCAGGCTCTCTGTCAGGACAGGTCCATCCACTGGACCAAGAGGGCCGATG gcCCGGGCAAACAGAGGCTGGTCTACTTCTGCATCGACATCTGCTTCCCCAGCAACATCTGCGTGTCCGTCTGCTTCTACTACCTACCGGAGTGA